A stretch of Prunus dulcis chromosome 6, ALMONDv2, whole genome shotgun sequence DNA encodes these proteins:
- the LOC117631924 gene encoding V-type proton ATPase subunit E2 codes for MNDADVSKQIQQMVRFIRQEAEEKANEISVSAEEEFNIEKLQIFEADKKKIKQEYDRKAKQVDVRKKIEYSMQLNASRIKVLQAQDDIVNSMKEAAGKDLLRVSDDNKAYKKLIKDLIVLSLMRLKEPAVLLRCREVDKKVVESVLEEAKKAYADKASASVPKVTIDDRVFLPPPPKGGDSHEPFCSGGVVLASQDGKIVCENTLDARLDVVFRQKLPEIRKHLLGQNSAS; via the exons ATGAACGATGCAGATGTCTCGAAGCAGATTCAGCAGATGGTCAGATTCATCCGGCAAGAGGCCGAAGAGAAAGCCAATGAGATATCTGTCTCTGCTGAGGAG GAATTTAACATTGAGAAGCTGCAAATATTTGAAGCTGACAAGAAAAAGATCAAGCAAGAGTATGACCGCAAGGCAAAGCAGGTGGATGTGCGCAAGAAGAT CGAATACTCGATGCAGCTGAATGCATCTCGTATAAAAGTTCTTCAAGCACAGGATGACATTGTAAACTCCATGAAAGAAGCTGCTGGCAAGGATCTTCTGCGTGTTTCGGACGACAACAAGGCATACAAGAAGCTCATCAAAGACTTGATTGTTCTG AGTTTGATGAGGCTCAAGGAGCCAGCAGTCTTGCTACGGTGCAGAGAGGTTGACAAGAAAGTTGTTGAGTCTGTGTTGGAGGAAGCAAAGAAAGCTTATGCTGATAAAGCCAGTGCTTCCGTCCCCAAAGTCACCATTGATGATCGTGTGTTCCTCCCACCTCCTCCGAAAGGTGGCGACTCTCATGAGCCCTTTTG TTCTGGTGGAGTGGTGTTGGCCTCCCAAGATGGAAAGATAGTGTGTGAAAACACCCTTGACGCACGATTGGATGTTGTGTTCAGACAGAAGCTGCCTGAG ATTCGGAAGCACCTTTTAGGACAAAACAGTGCATCATGA
- the LOC117631645 gene encoding acid phosphatase 1 — protein MNIRAMVQRTQEVFVLVYLTLFSKATGFKPYPKPSLPQVEGAAFCLSWRLAVEADNVRAWRTVPTQCLRYIETYMIGGQYDRDVDFLVGQILSYVNGIALSGDGMDAWILDVDDTCISNVFYYKSKRYGCDPYDPSGFKAWAMTGGCPAIPGMLGLFSKLVSSGFKVFMVTGRDEETLGQVTTENLHNQGFVGYERLILRTAAYKGQGAVAYKSSIRKQLAAEGYKIWGNVGDQWSDLQGDFVGNRTFKLPNPMYFVP, from the exons ATGAATATTAGAGCAATGGTGCAACGGACCCAGGAGGTGTTTGTACTTGTGTATCTGACCTTATTCTCCAAGGCAACTGGTTTCAAACCCTACCCTAAGCCAAGCCTGCCACAAGTTGAGGGTGCGGcgttttgtttgagttggagACTGGCTGTGGAGGCCGACAATGTGCGTGCATGGCGCACGGTGCCAACTCAATGCCTGCGCTACATTGAAACCTACATGATCGGAGGGCAGTACGACCGAGACGTCGATTTCCTCGTTGGCCAGATTCTGAGTTATGTAAATGGCATAGCTCTTTCCGGTGATGGCATGGACGCTTGGATTTTGGACGTGGATGACACTTGCATCTCCAATGTCTTCTACTACAAGAGCAAGAGATACGG GTGTGATCCCTATGACCCATCTGGGTTCAAGGCATGGGCAATGACTGGAGGCTGTCCGGCAATTCCTGGTATGCTAGGACTGTTTAGCAAGCTGGTGAGTAGTGGGTTTAAGGTGTTCATGGTCACAGGAAGAGATGAAGAAACCCTTGGACAAGTCACTACCGAAAACCTGCATAATCAGGGATTTGTGGGTTATGAACGGCTGATTTTGAG GACTGCCGCTTACAAAGGGCAAGGTGCAGTTGCGTACAAATCAAGCATTCGGAAGCAATTGGCAGCAGAAGGTTACAAGATTTGGGGAAATGTAGGAGACCAGTGGAGTGATCTACAGGGAGATTTTGTGGGGAACCGCACCTTTAAGCTTCCAAACCCCATGTATTTTGTTCCTTGA
- the LOC117632601 gene encoding mucin-2 gives MMNRNARESLVGGRNIPFGSQHRRGLSLNLAKESDEGSLDLFSKNRRTLSVTSSDESSDVSVKLGRLSVGSAKVGRTGIDDLLSSAEGGKHDYDWLLTPPETPLFPSSDGTESQPTLAAPRNSLSRSGSASKPSRLSVSQSEGNHPSRPARSSSVTRSSTSASLYNNYSSNRNSNILNTSSASVSSYTRPSSPITRSPSTARPSTPTSRPSLSRSTTPSRPRTTSTSSSIEKPRSVQSSRPSTPSSTRPQIPANLNSHASRPNSRPSTPTRRSSLPSLSPASSPSPSAGRVLSNGRSSAPSSRPSSPSPRIRPPPQPVVPPDFPLDTPPNLRTTLPDRPISAGRSRPGAVVSLKGKPEPPAAVVVPRRQSSPIASRGRLTEPPGRGRVHPTGHLPDVPEPRKATLIPDLGMRKPVKTSTTTATESTGFGRNISKKSLDMAIRHMDIRNGTGNGRQLSGSTLFPQSIRSSSTPKPQSVRGLSVPASARTNGSLQAGSNGVISENGNIMNRPVENGSEADSGRYSAKLSEADVYESSRYDAILLKEDLKSTNWLHSLDDKLDQGPIFDNGFEHLPEPFGLL, from the exons ATGATGAACAGGAATGCTAGAGAATCTCTGGTCGGAGGGAGGAATATTCCGTTCGGGTCGCAGCACCGGCGAGGTCTGAGCTTGAATTTGGCTAAAGAATCCGACGAAGGCAGCTTGGATCTCTTCTCGAAGAATCGCCGAACGCTCTCTGTAACTTCCTCCGATGAGTCTTCCGATG TTTCGGTGAAATTGGGGAGGCTTTCAGTTGGATCGGCCAAAGTGGGAAGGACTGGCATTGATGATCTGCTGTCATCTGCGGAGGGTGGAAAGCACGATTATGACTG GCTTCTCACTCCTCCTGAAACTCcactttttccttcatcagatGGAACTGAATCTCAACCAACCTTAGCTGCTCCACGAAACAGTTTAAGCAGATCAGGTTCTGCATCTAAGCCTTCAAGG CTTTCAGTTTCACAATCTGAGGGTAACCATCCATCAAGACCTGCTAGAAGCAGTTCAGTGACTCGCTCTTCAACTTCTGCATCACTATATAACAACTATTCCTCAAACAGAAACTCCAATATCCTTAACACGAGCTCAGCTTCAGTCTCATCTTACACTAGACCATCCTCCCCTATTACCCGCTCTCCATCTACAGCAAGGCCTTCCACTCCAACCTCTCGTCCATCGCTGTCACGATCCACAACTCCTTCTAGACCCCGTACAACTTCAACCAGCTCTTCCATAGAGAAACCTCGATCAGTGCAAAGCTCAAGGCCCTCAACTCCTAGTAGTACCAGGCCACAAATTCCTGCAAACTTGAATTCACATGCTTCTCGACCAAACTCTCGTCCATCTACTCCCACACGTCGGAGTTCATTGCCTTCCTTGTCTCCAGCATCAAGTCCCTCACCTTCAGCTGGTCGTGTTCTGTCTAATGGGCGCAGTTCAGCACCCTCATCCAGACCAAGCTCCCCTAGTCCACGTATCCGCCCCCCACCACAGCCAGTTGTTCCCCCTGATTTTCCTCTTGACACACCGCCAAACCTTAGAACAACTTTACCAGACAGGCCAATTTCTGCTGGAAGGTCCCGGCCTGGTGCTGTTGTCTCATTGAAGGGGAAGCCAGAACCCCCCGCTGCCGTGGTTGTGCCAAGAAGACAGTCATCACCCATTGCCTCAAGGGGAAGACTGACAGAGCCCCCTGGAAGGGGCCGTGTACATCCCACTGGACACCTTCCTGATGTTCCTGAGCCTCGGAAGGCTACACTTATCCCTGATCTGGGCATGAGGAAGCCTGTGAAGACTTCCACAACGACAGCTACAGAGAGCACTGGGTTTGGGAGAAACATCTCGAAGAAATCTCTTGATATGGCTATCCGACATATG GATATAAGAAATGGAACAGGGAATGGTCGCCAACTTTCAGGCAGCACCCTCTTCCCTCAGAGCATCCGATCATCATCCACTCCCAAGCCCCAGTCCGTTCGCGGGTTGAGTGTGCCAGCATCTGCCCGCACTAACGGAAGCCTGCAAGCGGGCAGTAATGGAGTCATTTCAGAGAATGGAAACATTATGAACCGGCCTGTGGAAAATGGAAGTGAAGCAGACAGTGGAAGATACTCTGCAAAGCTGAGTGAAGCGGACGTCTATGAAAGCTCTCGTTACGATGCGATATTGCTCAAAGAAGACTTGAAGAGCACAAACTGGCTGCACAGTTTGGATGATAAACTTGATCAAGGACCCATCTTTGATAATGGATTTGAGCATCTGCCTGAACCTTTCGGGCTCTTATAA